The following coding sequences are from one Ornithodoros turicata isolate Travis chromosome 1, ASM3712646v1, whole genome shotgun sequence window:
- the LOC135396606 gene encoding uncharacterized protein LOC135396606, whose translation MTKTTKEESVEKIKHMTKPYDVHSLRVFLGLAGHFRAFVQDYAARTRSLTALLRKDVRFHWTTQCEAAYQDILAAITSNPILTLPDFKLPFELRTDASHFGTGAVLYQRDVMKSAAQQMTAIRYYSYTFNDTELNYSTT comes from the coding sequence ATGACCAAAACAACTAAAGAGGAATCTGTGGAGAAGATCAAGCACATGACGAAGCCCTACGATGTACACTCCCTGCGTGTGTTCCTTGGACTGGCTGGCCACTTTCGTGCGTTCGTCCAGGATTACGCCGCAAGAACAAGAAGTCTAACGGCTTTACTTCGCAAGGACGTTCGCTTCCACTGGACTACGCAATGCGAAGCTGCTTATCAAGACATTCTTGCAGCAATCACTTCCAACCCCATCTTGACACTACCGGATTTCAAGTTGCCATTTGAGCTGCGTACCGATGCCTCCCACTTTGGAACGGGCGCTGTATTATACCAGCGTGACGTGATGAAATCCGCCGCCCAACAAATGACAGCTATAAGGTACTACTCATACACCTTCAACGACACGGAACTCAATTATAGTACAACATAG